Genomic window (Capsicum annuum cultivar UCD-10X-F1 unplaced genomic scaffold, UCD10Xv1.1 ctg19252, whole genome shotgun sequence):
GGTTAAAAGTGTTGCCAAAAATAATTGTTCTATTAGCTATAATTTTATACTATAACCATTGCATTTGATAATAAGTGCTGccatagataaataaaataagctatAGCACCGCTTATTTTATTCTCtctattttcacaaaaaatttgATAAGTCTGCCAAAAAAGAAAACCGGAGATGACTGTCTCTTCTCTCTTAGCTTTTACTTCCCCTTCTCTCTTAGTTTATCTATTATCTCTCAGCTTACTGaacctttaaaaaaataaaatactatgaTTAGTGAATCAATCAATTGCCACGACAATCAATCTATTTGTGAATCGACTTCTCTTCGCTACAATCGCTACAACAACCATCAATCAATTAGGGAATTGAATTATCTTTGCTATAATCACTACACCGATAATCAACCGATTAAGGGAATCGGCTTCTCTTCACTGCAATCGCTATAACGACAATCACTCGATTAGGGGATTCGGTTTCTCTTCGCTACAATTACTACGATTTGGTAGAGAGCTTTGTGTAATTTACTGGTGCCACTTCAAAAATTGATTTACTGGTGCGAGGAATATTCAAACTGAATTCGcacttcaatttctctcaaatttgcACTTCAATTACTTCAATTTGGGGATTTTAAGGTTTGTGTATTGTTCTATGTCTTTGACCTAGTTTTTGgggattttgagtttttcttctcCTTTGAGAATATTTTAATGCTGGGTTCATTTGATTGCATGAACATTGGTAAAAATTGTAGTAATAATGCATCCATGACTTGGTAAATTTTGATTGCTAATGATTTTTATGTCACCATTAGTTAGTTTAAACTAAGACAACTCATATTAAGTAAAATTTTGACTGCTGATGTAACAAAGTTTCAGGATTTCTGTTATTGTAGTAATAATGCATCCATGAGTGTCAAAATCGAATGCTtgataataaaagaaagaagaaattagAAAGAAGGTTGGTTACATGGTAAAGAAGTTTGGATGGGGTGAAATTTATGCAATGAGATAAGTATGAAGAAATGATTGATGTTTTATTGTAAAATATTAGTTTTAAAGCAATTCATGTTAATATGGTTATGGCAACCACAAACCAGTACTTTTTGTCGTACTCACTagtctttgataatcataaaaggAAATCTACTCTAAGCCAATTTTGATAATATTAGTTTGAAGCCAATATATATGGTCTAAGAGAAAATGAAAGGAAAACCAAGTGCACAAAGCATCCCACGCTAGTAAGGTCTAGTGAAGGGCCGCATGCCAAGTGGTGTGATGTTCAaatgaaaataatggaaaaaaggTCTACTGTCTAATGGAATTTATGGTCTTAGATGTCATTAGAATGTTGTTATTGACTACAGACTGCATCTCTATTACACATTGATGCCTGTTGCTGTCAACTACAGGTTGTTATGCTGCTGAAGCTGCTGCTTAGCTTGCTATTGTTAGAGTGAACTTTTAAAAGAATTAATATCTCCATGTTCCTTAGATGGACTAGTCATGTTAACCTCCTTAATTTTGTTTCCTCTAGAGTCTAGTTGTTGCTACTCCATATCATTTATAGGTTGTTTTTCCTTAGAACATTCTGGTATAATAGCTTCTTTACTAATCTCTATTTCTGCTTCAAGGATATTGTTGGATGAGTTTTAATTTTCCCACTTTCCTTAATTATGGGTTGTTGCTGATGCATATCATCCTTAGAGGAAATTTGTTCCTTATCTTTGTTGTGAATCATTGTTGTATCTTCTGTCAACCTATTACTTTTTGCATCTTTTACCTCAATATCACTATGCTCCTTAACAAGTTCTTTTCATTACACTCTTTTCGTCTCATTCAGTAGGATCTCTTGGGCTTGTGGCAATCTCTTGAGGAAGTACGGAAAGGGGGTTGAGTAAGGGGATTACTTGTGTAGTAAAAGAGAATAGCAAGTCACTTTCCTCTCTTTaatttgaggtgaggaaaaggctatctcagaTTACATTCTGATTCTTTTTATATGCTTAGGATGTTTTTTGCAGTACTAGATATTGATTCTGTTAGTACATTTACTATGCTCCTTGAAGCACTTAACTATATCAAGAAGGGGGGACCAGGGAAGATTTCAACTTCTAGTGGACTGATATTGAACATCAGTGATACTTTGCATTACACTACATCTTGGTATCAAATCTATGTAGCTGTTCCTAAGGTTTGGAACTTTAGATTcaagcttagtttgtgttcatttttattttgttatttttaattccCACTCACATCATCTCTCGGTATAGGCTGTTATTGATCTAGTCACTAGATATTTAGCTCTAGAGTGGGGCATAGACTATGATATTAAGGTAAATAGTATTGCTCAAAGCAGCATAGGTGACACTGCTAGCATGCATAAACTTGGACTGAAGGAGATAAGCAATAAGAGCAGAGAATACATGCCTCTGTACAAACTTAGGGAGAAATATGATATTGCCATGGCTGCTCTGTACCTTGCGTCAGATGCTGGTTGGTGGCCTGATGCTTTTTAGACTTGCACTAAAGTTTTATACCTATGTTAATTTtacttgttcatattgatatttatgatatggaAGAATTTTAAGgtattaaatatgaattgagataGATGCATCTTTGTATTAATTACTTAGTTCATATTAGGTGACAGACAATTCCCACTTCTACTCCCTTCTCTTGCCTCACCACCATGTGTTGTTGTGCATGTCCAAGTTCACTATTGAAGCCGTGTGGGGggatcttttgattcactagcattgttaccttgttattcatctcattttcttttttaaaacacaaactcaaagtctagtgaagtcgtgtggggcctatttcgattcactagcaacttatttttcttgtcttggtttgtgaagccgtgtgaggcctctTTCCTTTTTACTAGTTATTAGTATAGATTTGTGTATTTTTTCTAGTCGAAACTCAGTAGATTACCTGTTACATCCTACAATGGTAGTATTTAGATTATTGATGAAACTTTTGTTTACTAGTCAGGAAACACATTATGTGAGCCATTAGGAGCAATATATCACTAACACTTTCTTGCTTTGACTCCCTTTCTAAGTTGCTATATTGTCAAACTGCATGCTGAATTCCTTttacatatgtatgtgtgtgtgtatataaatatctatatatttatattttattgtatgtCTATGTCTAAATATCTATCTATCACTACCCTGCTCCTGTATGGCAGCATTTTCAGCCAAATTAGCATTGAAAGCATAAAATTGGGAGGATTAGTTTCTTAAATGTAGACTTACAGGGTCTCTTCGATTAACTTTTCTCTTATAAATTAGTGTGTTTTACTTCACAAGACTTCTCTTTTTTTGGAGATTTTGGTTGTTATGTTATGATATAGATGTTTCTGCTTCAGCTTAAACTAAGGCTCGAAGATTAATGTCTTTCAaaaacttaaaacatttgaaataaaaaaagagaccATACAGGTAACCTGCATCATTAACTACTGACCAGCCACAGTAGATGAATAATTTTTTCTACTGAAGGCGGTGTCTATATTGGTAATTGGGATGTATCATTGATTAAGTGTGTGTGTTACTTTTAGCTAGTCTTCTCTCATTTTCACTTTGGCATGACTATTTATGAAATGTGTGTTACTTGAATTCATTGTTTTGCTTGCAATTTTATCTTTGCCTTGTGGCTTTAAGTTATAAAGTTCCTCCAAAGATTGTACCTTACGATAGTAAAGTTGAAAAGTATGTCCAGGAACCATTTTTCTGTGCAAGAACTTCATTGATGTTATGTCCATAGATGTTAATCCTGAAGACTTCATAGTTATCACTGGTAAAGTTCTAAGTCAATCTATAAGTAGATCCAACATAATTTTTATTGCCAGTATTACTAGTGTCATTTCCCATTCGTTCATCATCGTACTAGTGATCATCATCACTAGTACTATAGTCATCATAACTAGAGCCTTAGAGGGATGGGGTTTTCTGTAAAGGGTGGTTGCTTCTCCCTGCTATGTCTATCTCAGCAGCACCCCTTGAGTATTCCTCTATAAAAAGGAGCTATGCTCTTCCTTTCTCTGCTTCTGCTGTGACCACTTGGATACCTAGCGTCCACGTTGATCATCGCAGATCACCTAAACTGGTGACAATTCGTTCACAATACAATAAATAGTGTAGTTTTTCAAGCAGATGCAAAAACAAAACTGTAAAGGGATTCCACCGCTGGTTTCTAGTTTGGATACGGCAAAGAAAGAGGAATTGCTGAATCAGTTATCCGCGGTACCATATGATCTTATCTTGTTTGCTGTTGGTCACCATGCAGAAGTCAATAAAGCATTGGATCGTCTAAGAACATATGTTGCACATCAACTGGGTTTAATTGACAATGTGAGTATCTGATGTCCAAATTTGGATTTACATATGTGCTTATCTATAGAAGACTTAGGTTCTTGAGTAGCATCTTGTATTTCCTAATGTCCATCTTTTTTGTGTTCATATATCTAGTCCAGGCATTCAATACTTTGGGTGACTGACTTTCTAATGTTTGAGTGGAATGACTCAGAACAGAGACTTGAGGTATGGTGCCTTGAATTataaacttgaattatgtttccCTTTCCCTGTGAAATCTATAACCTTAACAgacaccgtttaaccttataaccttaacggctaccgtttaaccttataaccttaacggccaccgtataaccttataaccttaacgaccaccgtttaccCTTATAACCTTATAGGGTTAACGGCTACCATTtatccttataaccttaacggtcatcgtttaaccttataaccttataaccttaatgtccaccgtttaaccttataaccttataagtttaacggccaccgtttaaccttataaccttaacggacACCGTTTAACCCTATAACCTTAACAGCTACCATTTAATCTCATAACCTTATTAGTTGGTCTTGTTTGGTTTTAGATTgcttttgttatgatttttgttaGCGTTTATCACATAGAAAGCAAGAAAAGCCTGTAATTGCAAGAACTGTatcagttataaaaccaagtgaatACTTAGGGAAAATGATCTAAATAAAATCCATGCCACTATTGTAATAACCATTGAAAAGGGCTACATTCAAAAGAAATAAGACTTACCTTGGAAACATTAGTCAAAATTTTAGTAAGCACGTAAACAAGAGAAACTTGGTGATATAAAATATTCTTAAACCAATACATCCAAGAAATTCTAACATAACCTTAGACATGAGCTTCTATTTTCAACCTGCCCAAGAAAGGCAAAACTTCAAGATTAACATCTAAACGATAATTATGTATTTGAATATTGTTTGATTTGCAACTTGGAGTTGTTTATTTATAAGGCTTGTTTGTTCGGAATTTGTTGCTTTATAAGGCTTCTAGTTGTATGTTAGATAGAAAATCAAGAGACACTTCTACTGCATACCA
Coding sequences:
- the LOC124890505 gene encoding peroxisomal 2,4-dienoyl-CoA reductase [(3E)-enoyl-CoA-producing]-like; this encodes LDIDSVSTFTMLLEALNYIKKGGPGKISTSSGLILNISDTLHYTTSWYQIYVAVPKAVIDLVTRYLALEWGIDYDIKVNSIAQSSIGDTASMHKLGLKEISNKSREYMPLYKLREKYDIAMAALYLASDAGWWPDAF